In Haliscomenobacter hydrossis DSM 1100, the DNA window TCAAAACTGGCACAAGCGGGCGAAAGCAAAACGGTATCGCCTGGGCTCGCCAATCGAGCTGCGGCAGTTACTGCTTCCACTGCGCTGCCAGTTTCAACAATATTTTCGACGATTCCACTGAAGCACTGCACAATTTTGCGGTTGTCCAGCCCCATACACACTACGGCTTTGACTTTGGCTTTGACAAATTCGAGCAGTGGCCCGTAGTCGTTGCCTTTGTCTTGCCCACCCACAATCCAGACCGTAGGTCGGGACATGGCTTCGAGCGCGTAGTACACCGAATCGACGTTGGTGGCTTTGCTGTCGTTGATGTATTCCACACCCTCAACAGTAGCCACCTTTTCGAGCCGGTGCGGCGCATTGACGAAGGTGTTTAAACCTTCCTGAATGGCCTCCGGTGCTATCCCGACCTGGAGCGCAACCTGCACTGCAAACAGTGCATTCATGTAATTGTGCCGCCCCATCAGTGGAGTCGTACTCATGTCAAAGGTATACCCGCCAACTTTGAGGCGGGTGCCTTCCGTCATCTGGAAGGAAATCGGTACCGCTTTGGCCTGCGTCGGATAGTGCTCCAGTTGCCCACCCACATTGGGGTCATCGGCGTTGTAGAGAAACGTATCCTCGGCTTGCTGAGCCTTGACGATGTTGAACTTTGCCGCCGCGTATTTTTCCAACTGGTAATCGTAACGATCCAGGTGGTCGGGCGTAATGTTCAAAATCATCGCAATATCTGGTCGGTATTCCCGAATGCCTTCCAACTGAAAACTGCTGAGTTCCAGTACGTAGAAGGGATAATCCCGTTCGGCAACAATCCGTGCAAAACTTTTGCCCACATTTCCGCCCATCGCTACATCCATACCCGCTGTGGCCAGCAAGTGATAAACGAGGTTGGTCGTCGTGGTTTTGCCATTGCTACCGGTGATGCCGATGGTAAAACTCCGGGTATACCGCGCCGCAAATTCAATTTCCGAAATTACCGGCAAGCCTTTGCCGATGATTTCCTGCAAAAGGGGCGCTTTGTCGGGTATTCCCGGGCTTTTGATGATCAGGTCCATGGCCAGAATGCGTTCGTGGTCGTGGCTGCCTTCTTCAAACGGGATACCGTATTGCTCCAATTCTGCTTTGTACACTTCTTTGATCAGACCTTTGTCCGATACAAATACTTTGTGGCCTTTTTGTTTGGCCAGTATTGCTGCCCCAACGCCGCTTTCGCCCGCGCCAAGGATGGCTATTTTTACAATTTGATCGAGGCTCATGGTTTAGCGGATTTTAAGGGTAATGATGGTCATCACGGCCAATAAAATACCAATAATCCAAAAGCGGGTAACGATCTTCACCTCGTGCATCCCCTTTTTTTGATAATGGTGGTGCAGTGGTGACATCAAAAAGATCCGTCGGCCTTCGCCATAGCGCTTTTTGGTGTACTTGAAGTAGGCTACTTGCAGCACTACCGATAAGTTTTCCACCACAAAAATCCCGCACAACACCGGAATCAGCAGCTCTTTGCGCAGCAAAATGGCCAATGCCGCAATGATGCCTCCGAGGGTCAAACTTCCTGTATCGCCCATAAATACCTGGGCAGGAAAAGCATTGTACCACAAGAACCCGATGCAAGCACCTACCAAACAGGCCGAAAAAACCACCAATTCCTCCGTACCTGGTAAATGCAGGATGTTGAGGTAATTGGCTGCAATCGCATTGGACGATACGTAGGCCAAAATGCCCAGGGTCGCACCAATGATGCCCGAAACGCCAGTCGCCAAACCATCAATCCCATCCGTCAGGTTGGCCGCATTGGATACGGCCGTGACGACGATGATGATGAACGGGATGTACAGGAGCCAAAGCCACTTTTTCCCCGTTTCTACATCACCCGGCATCAGCCAGGCGTAGTCCAGGTGATTGTTCTTCAAAAAAGGAACATTGGTCACGTTGGTCTTGTAGTCGGCTTTTTCGATGGCGCCATCACGGTCTTCAATGTAAATAAAACTGCTGACCCGATCGGCTTCCGTAAGGCCCAACTCGCGTGCTGCGTTGGTTTCCACCCGCACCTTGATGTCGCGGTTGAACATCATCGCCGTGGCAATGATGATCCCCAGCACAACCTGGCCGATGATTTTGTAGCGCCCACTCAAGCCGGCTTTGTTCTTTTTGAACACCTTGATGTAGTCGTCTACAAATCCGATGATGGCCATCCAGGACGTTGTCATCACCATAATGATGACGTAGATGTTATCCAGTTTAGACATCAACAGACAGGGGATCAAAATCGCCAGGATGATGATGACACCACCCATGGTTGGCGTTCCTTTTTTGGCTGCCAAACCTGCAAGTCCAAGTTCTTCGCGGTTGTCATCGCTAATTTGCTGTTTGCGCAAATACTTGATGATTCGACCACCCAGAACCAGGGAAATGAGCAGGGAAATAATGATTGCTACTCCGGCCCGGAAAGTAATGTATTGAAACAAACCAGCGCCTTTAAAGTGCCCAAAATTGGCCTGAAGCCAATCGACTAGATTAATCAGCATAAGTTCGATGATTGTAAGGATCCAGATTCGGGATTAGACGAACCTGGCAAACACCCTATTTTACTTTTTTCAAAGCCGCAAAAATAGCAATTCCACCCTGCTTTTCTCTTTTGGTCATGCAAGAGTTATCCACAAAACCTCAAAATTAGTCCCGAATGCCATCGGGATTAATGAGAGAATTCTTCTTTTAGAATCTCTTTATCGTCGAAGGGATGTTTTACCCCTTTGATTTCCTGATATTTTTCGTGGCCTTTGCCCGCTACCAGCACCACATCTCCACTTTGCGCCAAACGACAAGCCGTGCGAATGGCCTCTTTGCGGTCGGTGATGCTCAATACCTGACGCCGTGACCCCGCGGGCACTCCGGCCTCCATCTCACGGATGATGGCTTCGGGTTCTTCCGAGCGTGGATTGTCGCTGGTCAGGATCACCTGATCGCTGTACTGACAGGCCACTTTCGCCATCGTGGGGCGTTTGGTTCGGTCACGATCTCCACCACAACCCACCACCGTAAGCACTTTTGCGTCGGCTTTGCGCAGGGCCTGGATGGTTTCGAGCACCTTTTCCAGGGCATCTGGCGTGTGGGCATAATCCACAATGGCCGTGACCTGGCGTTTTTGATCCATCACGTAATCGAACCGGCCTTCCGCAGCTTTGAGTCGGCTCAACTGCGTGAGGGTCTCCACTTTGTCCTGCTCCAGCAATACCGCGGTTGCGTATACGGCCAGCAGGTTGTACGCGTTGAACTCTCCGATCAGGCGTCCGTAAAAATCCTGGTTGTCAATGTCCAAGTGCAGCCCCGTTAGGCTGTTCTCTATAATGCGCGCCCGAAACTCGGCCATCTGCCGCAAACTGTAGCGGTTTACGCTGGCAGCTGTGTTTTGCGTCATCACCATGCCCCGTTTGTCGTCGATGTTGACCAGGGCAAAAGCGCGCTTCGACAATTGGTCAAAAAAGCTTTTTTTGGCGCGGATGTAATTGTCAAAAGTTAGATGGTAGTCCAGGTGATCGTGGGTGATGTTGGTGAAAATGGCTCCTTTGAAATCCAGTCCGGCGATGCGACCTTGGTCTACCGCGTGAGAACTGACTTCCATAAAGGCATATTCACATCCAGCTTCCACCATTTGGGCCAGCAATGCATTGATGGCTACTGCATCGGGCGTTGTATGGGTGGAAGCGATCACCTGGCTGGCAATGCGATTTTCTACCGTTGATAGCAAACCACACTTGTAGCCTAAACCACTAAACAGGTCATAGAGTAAAGTAACGGTAGTGGTTTTGCCGTTGGTTCCGGTTACCCCCACCAGGGTCAATTGGTGGGAAGGATGCTCGTAAAAAGCCGAGGCTAAAAACCCCAGGGCTTGAGCAGAATTGGCCACTTGCACTATCGTTACCTGATCCGGAACGTTTTCCGGGATCGTTTCAACAACCAGGGCACTGATGCCCGCTTGCAGGGTTTGAGGAATGAATTGGTGGCCATCCACCTGTACTCCTTTTACCGCTACAAACACTTTATTGGGGCCCGCTTTGCGGGAATCAAAAATCACTTCATTGATGGCGATGTCTGTTGAACCCAAAACCTGCAGGGGTTTTAAACCACGCAGCAGTGAGGTTAAGGTCTTGCTCGTTTGCTCCATCATCGCAGGGTTATTGAGATCATTTGTCCACGTACTTTGGTGTTGGGCGGTACCGACTGGCTGATCACCTTCCCTACCCCATTGAGGCGCACTTTCAGTCCTGCGTTTTCGAGGGCATACAAGGCATCGCGCAGGGTCATGCCGAGTACATTGGGCACCAATCGTTCCACCAATTGGCGATCCTGGAACATAATCGAATCGGCGTGGGTGCGAATCACCGCCATTTCGGTACCAGGGCGTCCGTAAAAAGGCAAATCCAGGTACTTCATCGCCGTGCGCAAATCGGCTGCGGCGCCCACATCCAAGCCGGGTAGGGCTTCGTTTTTCATCACGGGCCGCTCGGCCAAATTGATCGGCGATTGGTGATTGGAACCCGAAGCCATAATTTTGTCGGCAACCTCCCGGAAAATGGGGCCAGCAACGTCCGAACCATAAAACCCGGCTTTGCGTGGCCGATGGATCACCACAATACAGGAATAACGTGGGCTTTCTGCGGGAAAATACCCAACGAAGGAGGCACGGTATCCACCAATTTTGATGTTGTTGCCACTGCGACGGTAGTTGATCTGCGCCGTACCCGTTTTGCCCGCAAAGTTGTAAGCATCGGTGTGCAGTTTGCGTGCGGTACCATCATTGACTACCCCTTCCAACAGCTTGCGGATGCGCTCAATGGAACGCTCCGAAGCAATTTGTCTTTTGACGACGGTGGGCGGAAACTCTTCCAGCATTTCGCCGTACCGCTGGGTCCCAGACACCAGGTAGGGTTTCATCATGATGCCATTGTTGGCAATCGAGTTATAAAAAGACAACAATTGCAGTGGCGTAATCCGCAACTCGTATCCATGAGAAATCCAGGGCAGAGAAATCCCGCTCCAGGTTTCACTAAATGCTTCTTTCAGGTAAGGATTGGCTTCTCCTTCTACTTCAATACCCGAAGGCAAATGCAGGTTGAACTGCTTGAGCCGCCGAATAAATCGGTCGGGGCCATTCCCTGAACCGTAGTAGCGCTGGGCCAGGCCCGCAATCCCTACGTTAGAGGAAATTTCAAAGGCTTTTTGAATCGAAATGGTGTCCAGTGCGGTACTTTCCGGCGAAGCGTCGACCATAAAGGATTCAAAAAACTGAGCCTTACCGTGGTTGATGTTGATGGAGTCCTCCAGTTTGATTACCCCATCCTCCAAAAGTGCCAGCATGGTGGCTGTTTTGAAGGTAGAACCAGGTTCCACAGAAGATCCAATGGCGTAGTTGAAGGATTCCCACCAGCCGGTTTCCCCACGGCCCAAATTGGCAATGGCGCGGATGGCCCCCGTTTTTACGTCCATGACTACTGCTGTACCCCATTCGGCGTCGTGGGCATTCATACCCCGCAACAGGGCATTTTCGGTGATGTCCTGAATATTGACATCGATGGTGGTCATCACGTCGTCGCCACTTTTGGGATCCATGGCAGTTAGGTCTTCCAAAGGCAACCAAATGTCTTTTTTGGCGTCTACCCGGATCATCATTTGTCCACCTGGTTGTCCACGCAAAATGGAGTCCATGGCTCCCTCGATACCGACGGGTTTGGCACTTTCGCGCACATAACCAATCGTCCTTTGCGCCAGCAGGCCAAAGGGCCGACGACGCTCGTTGCGTTGTTCCACGATCAAACCACCCCGAAAACGGCCGCGGTTGAACAAGGGATATTTTTCGATGCGGTCTTTTTCAATAAAGGTAGCTCCCTTCTTGATCAGGATATGGCGGTTGCTGGAATCGGCGCGGGCACGGATAAAATAATCACGCAAACCACCAGGCGTATAAGTATCGTCCACATATCTGGCCAAACAATAAGACAAAGAATCAATGTTTTCATTGAAGTCCTTTACCTGTGGTGCCACGGGGTCGAAATACAAATCAAAATAGGGAATGGAGGTAGAGAGCACGCTGCCATCCATGGCCAGGATGTTGCCACGGTCGGCTTCAATGGCTTTGAAACGCACGTAGTTGTCTTTGCCGCGTTGCCGCCAATCTTCACCCTGCACCACACTGATGTTGATGGTGCGCCATACCATAATGACAGAAGCCGGTATGAAGATACCGAACAACAAGAAGTAAATCCGATAAAGAATTTCGTTCTTGATTTCCATCACTTGGTTTTGTCAATTGTTGGGCCTTAGGCTTTACAATTGAGGGTTAATAATCGTTTTTGTCTTTCACTACAATGCGCTTGGGTTGTGTTCCAAACGCTTCGAAGTCTTGATCCTTGAGGCGGTCGGCCAGTTCGGATTGTCGACTGTTGTACATGTTTTCCGACTCCAGGGTCATGTATTGCCAGCGCAGCTCCCGCAAATCGCGTTGCAGTTGTTGGATATGGCGTACGTTTTTTTCGGCAAAGCGGGAATTGGCGATGTAGATTACGGCCAAAAATCCCAAAAAAATCACAAAAGACAGGTTCTTGAGGATGAGGTCCGAGGTAAGGAAACCCAGCTCAAAGTATTGTCCGATGCCTGATTTTTTTGCCATTGTTTTTATGTATTAAATTTTAACGGCCACGCGCATTTTGGCGCTACGCGACCGCGGATTCGCTTTGATTTCTATTTCACTGGGCAACATCGCCTTTCTGGTGATGACCTCAAAAGGCCGGGTAATGTTGCCGTAAAAATCTTGCTCCATTTCCCCATCCACTTTGCCCGTTTTGATGAAATTTTTCACCATGCGGTCTTCAATGGAATGGTAGGCGATGATCACCAATCTGCCTCCCGGTTTGAGCACTTGTAAGGACTGTTCCAGGAAATCCTGGAGTGCGCCTACTTCGTCGTTGACCTCCATGCGCAGGGCTTGAAAAACCTGGGCGAGGTAACGATTGCGTTGTCCGCGCACCAGTGGGTCAAGCACTGCCAGCAAATCGCTGATGCTGCGCATCGGGCGCACCTGCCGTTCGCGTACGATGGCCTGGGCCAAAGTGCGGGAATTGCGCACTTCACCAAGGGTACCAAACATATTTTGCAGTTCGGCTTCGGTGTAAGTGGCCAATACATCGGCGGCGCTGCGCTCCCCTTGCTGGTTCATGCGCATGTCCAATTGAGTGTCAAAACGAAATGAAAAACCGCGTTCGGCTTCATTCAATTGATGGGAGGAAACCCCCAAATCTGCCAAAATTCCGTCCACTTCAACCGCATCGTGCAAGCGCAAAAAACGGCGCAAAAAGCGGAAGTTGTGGGGCACAAACGTAAACCTGGGATCATCCAGGGCGTTGCGTTGCGCGTCTTCATCCTGGTCAAACCCGATCAGGCGAGCGTTCTCGTCCAGGGCTTGCAAGATCAGGCGGGCGTGTCCTCCGCCGCCAAAAGTGGCATCAACGTAAGTGCCTCCTGCCTGGATGTTTAAGGCTTCTATTGCTTCGCTGGCCAGGACAGGGTTGTGGTACTCCATTGTTTTTTATGCGCTCAAGTTCCCACGACTAAAGTCATGGGTTGTTATCAATCATGCGCTCCCACGAATAAATTCGTGGGGTGCGTAAGTTCTTGGATCAGGGCTCCAACACACCCACACATTCACTCCCTAACCCACACCCTATTTTGGGCTCATAACGCGTTGTGCCAATCCCGAAAAATCAGCGGGTTCGTCGTCCAACATGTCATCGTAACGGTCTTTCGACCACACTTCTACCCGATCGTTGTAGGCCATCAGAATTACGTCTTTTTCAATGCCCGCGTATTCGAGGAGGCGCTTGTTGAGCAGAATGCGATCGGAACTGTCCATCGTCAACTCTTGAGCACCCCGGTAGAAATAGCGTTGAAA includes these proteins:
- the murD gene encoding UDP-N-acetylmuramoyl-L-alanine--D-glutamate ligase; this encodes MSLDQIVKIAILGAGESGVGAAILAKQKGHKVFVSDKGLIKEVYKAELEQYGIPFEEGSHDHERILAMDLIIKSPGIPDKAPLLQEIIGKGLPVISEIEFAARYTRSFTIGITGSNGKTTTTNLVYHLLATAGMDVAMGGNVGKSFARIVAERDYPFYVLELSSFQLEGIREYRPDIAMILNITPDHLDRYDYQLEKYAAAKFNIVKAQQAEDTFLYNADDPNVGGQLEHYPTQAKAVPISFQMTEGTRLKVGGYTFDMSTTPLMGRHNYMNALFAVQVALQVGIAPEAIQEGLNTFVNAPHRLEKVATVEGVEYINDSKATNVDSVYYALEAMSRPTVWIVGGQDKGNDYGPLLEFVKAKVKAVVCMGLDNRKIVQCFSGIVENIVETGSAVEAVTAAARLASPGDTVLLSPACASFDLFNNYEDRGEQFKAAVLKLSEK
- the mraY gene encoding phospho-N-acetylmuramoyl-pentapeptide-transferase, which produces MLINLVDWLQANFGHFKGAGLFQYITFRAGVAIIISLLISLVLGGRIIKYLRKQQISDDNREELGLAGLAAKKGTPTMGGVIIILAILIPCLLMSKLDNIYVIIMVMTTSWMAIIGFVDDYIKVFKKNKAGLSGRYKIIGQVVLGIIIATAMMFNRDIKVRVETNAARELGLTEADRVSSFIYIEDRDGAIEKADYKTNVTNVPFLKNNHLDYAWLMPGDVETGKKWLWLLYIPFIIIVVTAVSNAANLTDGIDGLATGVSGIIGATLGILAYVSSNAIAANYLNILHLPGTEELVVFSACLVGACIGFLWYNAFPAQVFMGDTGSLTLGGIIAALAILLRKELLIPVLCGIFVVENLSVVLQVAYFKYTKKRYGEGRRIFLMSPLHHHYQKKGMHEVKIVTRFWIIGILLAVMTIITLKIR
- a CDS encoding UDP-N-acetylmuramoyl-L-alanyl-D-glutamate--2,6-diaminopimelate ligase, with protein sequence MMEQTSKTLTSLLRGLKPLQVLGSTDIAINEVIFDSRKAGPNKVFVAVKGVQVDGHQFIPQTLQAGISALVVETIPENVPDQVTIVQVANSAQALGFLASAFYEHPSHQLTLVGVTGTNGKTTTVTLLYDLFSGLGYKCGLLSTVENRIASQVIASTHTTPDAVAINALLAQMVEAGCEYAFMEVSSHAVDQGRIAGLDFKGAIFTNITHDHLDYHLTFDNYIRAKKSFFDQLSKRAFALVNIDDKRGMVMTQNTAASVNRYSLRQMAEFRARIIENSLTGLHLDIDNQDFYGRLIGEFNAYNLLAVYATAVLLEQDKVETLTQLSRLKAAEGRFDYVMDQKRQVTAIVDYAHTPDALEKVLETIQALRKADAKVLTVVGCGGDRDRTKRPTMAKVACQYSDQVILTSDNPRSEEPEAIIREMEAGVPAGSRRQVLSITDRKEAIRTACRLAQSGDVVLVAGKGHEKYQEIKGVKHPFDDKEILKEEFSH
- a CDS encoding penicillin-binding protein; its protein translation is MEIKNEILYRIYFLLFGIFIPASVIMVWRTINISVVQGEDWRQRGKDNYVRFKAIEADRGNILAMDGSVLSTSIPYFDLYFDPVAPQVKDFNENIDSLSYCLARYVDDTYTPGGLRDYFIRARADSSNRHILIKKGATFIEKDRIEKYPLFNRGRFRGGLIVEQRNERRRPFGLLAQRTIGYVRESAKPVGIEGAMDSILRGQPGGQMMIRVDAKKDIWLPLEDLTAMDPKSGDDVMTTIDVNIQDITENALLRGMNAHDAEWGTAVVMDVKTGAIRAIANLGRGETGWWESFNYAIGSSVEPGSTFKTATMLALLEDGVIKLEDSININHGKAQFFESFMVDASPESTALDTISIQKAFEISSNVGIAGLAQRYYGSGNGPDRFIRRLKQFNLHLPSGIEVEGEANPYLKEAFSETWSGISLPWISHGYELRITPLQLLSFYNSIANNGIMMKPYLVSGTQRYGEMLEEFPPTVVKRQIASERSIERIRKLLEGVVNDGTARKLHTDAYNFAGKTGTAQINYRRSGNNIKIGGYRASFVGYFPAESPRYSCIVVIHRPRKAGFYGSDVAGPIFREVADKIMASGSNHQSPINLAERPVMKNEALPGLDVGAAADLRTAMKYLDLPFYGRPGTEMAVIRTHADSIMFQDRQLVERLVPNVLGMTLRDALYALENAGLKVRLNGVGKVISQSVPPNTKVRGQMISITLR
- a CDS encoding FtsL-like putative cell division protein, producing the protein MAKKSGIGQYFELGFLTSDLILKNLSFVIFLGFLAVIYIANSRFAEKNVRHIQQLQRDLRELRWQYMTLESENMYNSRQSELADRLKDQDFEAFGTQPKRIVVKDKNDY
- the rsmH gene encoding 16S rRNA (cytosine(1402)-N(4))-methyltransferase RsmH produces the protein MEYHNPVLASEAIEALNIQAGGTYVDATFGGGGHARLILQALDENARLIGFDQDEDAQRNALDDPRFTFVPHNFRFLRRFLRLHDAVEVDGILADLGVSSHQLNEAERGFSFRFDTQLDMRMNQQGERSAADVLATYTEAELQNMFGTLGEVRNSRTLAQAIVRERQVRPMRSISDLLAVLDPLVRGQRNRYLAQVFQALRMEVNDEVGALQDFLEQSLQVLKPGGRLVIIAYHSIEDRMVKNFIKTGKVDGEMEQDFYGNITRPFEVITRKAMLPSEIEIKANPRSRSAKMRVAVKI
- the mraZ gene encoding division/cell wall cluster transcriptional repressor MraZ, which translates into the protein MRKLLGEFECKIDEKGRMRLPSGLISQLGEREAYTFVMNRGFEKCLMLYPREVWEKITEEIDQLNYYDQESRAFQRYFYRGAQELTMDSSDRILLNKRLLEYAGIEKDVILMAYNDRVEVWSKDRYDDMLDDEPADFSGLAQRVMSPK